A stretch of Streptomyces vietnamensis DNA encodes these proteins:
- a CDS encoding protein kinase domain-containing protein encodes MGPFQVIGVLGQGGMGRVLLGTGANGQSVAIKQIHADLAADEGFRARFRREVEASRKVSGACTAAVLAADADAPMPWLASVFVAGPSLGAAVERSGTLPTETVRRLAVQLATALDEIHRTGLIHRDLKPENALPRRCTTSSTPSPSSAPYRRSCAAWSRGAWRRTRRAARRPRSSSARSARRRRGPVAVAAAVALCVLGAGAWWTLRDEGPADRPPDLYVTMPVCADVAGRLPLPAAERRTDRDSYTEYSERADSGCAWFPRDETSGDGWGSYAHAAVSWNLRRSAGTDENATEAQKAAVAVMSRA; translated from the coding sequence GTGGGGCCGTTCCAGGTGATCGGCGTGCTCGGGCAGGGCGGCATGGGCCGGGTCCTGCTCGGCACGGGGGCGAACGGCCAGTCCGTCGCCATCAAGCAGATCCACGCCGATCTGGCCGCCGACGAGGGCTTCCGGGCCCGGTTCCGGCGCGAGGTCGAGGCCTCGCGCAAGGTGTCCGGGGCCTGCACGGCGGCCGTGCTCGCCGCCGACGCCGACGCGCCGATGCCCTGGCTCGCCTCTGTCTTCGTCGCGGGACCCTCCCTCGGGGCGGCCGTCGAACGGTCCGGCACCCTGCCCACCGAGACCGTGCGGCGGCTCGCCGTGCAGCTGGCGACGGCCCTCGACGAGATCCACCGGACGGGACTGATCCACCGCGACCTGAAGCCCGAGAACGCGCTGCCCAGGCGCTGTACAACGTCGTCCACACCGAGCCCGTCCTCGGCGCCGTACCGGAGGAGCTGCGCGGCCTGGTCGCGTGGTGCCTGGCGAAGGACCCGGCGGGCCGCCCGACGCCCGCGCAGCTCCTCGGCGCGCTCGGCCCGAAGGCGCCGTGGCCCGGTCGCCGTCGCCGCCGCCGTCGCGCTCTGCGTGCTCGGCGCGGGCGCCTGGTGGACGCTGCGGGACGAGGGCCCGGCGGACCGGCCGCCGGACCTGTACGTGACGATGCCGGTCTGCGCGGACGTCGCGGGCCGGCTGCCGCTGCCGGCGGCGGAGCGCAGGACCGACCGGGACAGCTACACCGAGTACTCGGAGCGCGCCGACTCCGGTTGCGCCTGGTTCCCCCGGGACGAGACCTCGGGAGACGGCTGGGGCTCCTACGCCCACGCCGCGGTCAGCTGGAACCTGCGCCGCAGCGCGGGCACCGACGAGAACGCGACGGAGGCCCAGAAGGCGGCGGTCGCGGTGATGTCGCGGGCCTGA
- a CDS encoding transglutaminase-like domain-containing protein — MTEDVPPPDGPDGPDGPGGASGEADRGDWRREFAEEARAERPDLARLCLLIGAVADPSVTRRDLDEAEIELDRLAGLVPYATRITGDWAAELAALLGRHEGFEGVPADYQRLESSLLHEVLRRRRGLPILLSVVWMEVARRAGAPVYGLGLPGHFVVGFGDPADLDLADPFAGGRAMTGEDAELLVASATGEALDRSMLRPAEPGAIALRILNNIRAWAAPRPERADVALWAVELALLLPSHPARLRYERAELLVQRGEFLTGAIEMEAYAQVMDAVDPDSATTIRRRAQAARAMLN; from the coding sequence GTGACGGAGGACGTACCACCACCGGACGGACCGGACGGACCGGACGGGCCGGGAGGCGCATCGGGCGAGGCGGATCGGGGCGACTGGCGGCGGGAGTTCGCCGAGGAGGCGCGCGCCGAGCGGCCCGACCTCGCCCGGCTCTGCCTGCTGATCGGCGCGGTGGCCGACCCGTCCGTCACCCGGCGCGACCTCGACGAGGCCGAGATCGAACTCGACCGGCTCGCCGGGCTCGTCCCGTACGCGACCCGGATCACCGGCGACTGGGCCGCCGAGCTCGCCGCGCTCCTCGGCCGCCACGAGGGCTTCGAGGGCGTGCCCGCCGACTACCAGCGCCTGGAGTCCTCGCTGCTGCACGAGGTGCTCCGGCGCCGCCGGGGCCTGCCCATCCTGCTCTCCGTCGTGTGGATGGAGGTCGCCCGCCGGGCCGGCGCCCCCGTGTACGGGCTCGGGCTGCCCGGCCACTTCGTCGTGGGCTTCGGCGACCCGGCCGACCTGGACCTCGCCGACCCGTTCGCGGGCGGGCGGGCCATGACGGGCGAGGACGCCGAGCTGCTGGTGGCGAGCGCGACGGGCGAGGCGCTCGACCGCTCGATGCTCCGCCCCGCCGAGCCGGGCGCGATCGCCCTCCGGATCCTCAACAACATCCGCGCCTGGGCGGCCCCCCGCCCCGAGCGCGCCGACGTGGCCCTGTGGGCGGTGGAGCTCGCCCTGCTGCTCCCCTCCCACCCGGCGAGACTCCGCTACGAGCGGGCCGAACTGCTCGTCCAGCGCGGGGAGTTCCTCACGGGCGCGATCGAGATGGAGGCGTACGCGCAGGTCATGGACGCGGTGGACCCGGACTCGGCGACGACGATCCGCCGGCGGGCGCAGGCGGCGAGGGCCATGCTCAACTGA
- a CDS encoding GNAT family N-acetyltransferase has product MEITGGGRLEVRITSADVGKRVSVRYVTDSAEPGEKFTDAVGVLTSWDAGVLLITRKSGESVRIAESALAAGKVVPAAPARRRGPSATFPELARATARAWQPVESEALGEWTLRAADGFTRRANSVLPLGDPGMPVAEALTHVRAWYAARKLPPYVQAATGAEGTQELLCAALDRHGWRREVSAEVRIAALAPIGDLDADVSAVRLSRTVDEAWLRRYQRFEEASPAVRSVLSSGPSVWFASVAGTGGIPAAIGRCVVDGRWAGFMAVEVDPDQRRRGLATSVMTALARQALDEGASAAWLQVETDNDGARALYDGMGFAPHHHYHHYRWAEA; this is encoded by the coding sequence GTGGAAATCACCGGCGGAGGGCGCCTTGAAGTGCGAATTACCAGCGCTGACGTGGGAAAACGTGTCTCCGTTCGGTACGTGACGGACTCGGCGGAACCGGGCGAGAAGTTCACCGACGCGGTCGGCGTTCTCACATCATGGGACGCCGGTGTGCTGCTGATCACACGAAAGAGCGGCGAGAGCGTCCGGATCGCGGAATCCGCGCTGGCCGCGGGGAAGGTCGTCCCGGCCGCCCCGGCCCGCCGGCGGGGCCCCTCGGCCACCTTCCCGGAGCTCGCCCGCGCCACCGCGCGCGCGTGGCAGCCGGTCGAGAGCGAGGCCCTGGGCGAGTGGACCCTGCGGGCCGCCGACGGATTTACCCGGCGCGCCAATTCCGTCCTGCCGCTCGGTGATCCCGGGATGCCGGTCGCCGAGGCCCTCACGCACGTGCGCGCGTGGTACGCGGCCCGGAAGCTGCCCCCGTACGTCCAGGCCGCCACCGGCGCCGAGGGCACCCAGGAGCTGCTGTGCGCCGCCCTCGACCGGCACGGCTGGCGGCGCGAGGTCTCCGCCGAGGTGCGGATCGCGGCACTCGCCCCGATCGGCGACCTGGACGCCGACGTCTCCGCCGTACGCCTGTCCCGGACGGTCGACGAGGCCTGGCTGCGCCGCTACCAGCGCTTCGAGGAGGCGAGCCCGGCGGTCAGGTCCGTCCTCTCCTCCGGTCCGAGTGTGTGGTTCGCGTCCGTCGCGGGCACGGGAGGGATACCGGCGGCGATCGGACGCTGTGTGGTCGACGGCCGCTGGGCCGGCTTCATGGCGGTCGAGGTCGACCCCGACCAGCGGCGCCGGGGCCTGGCGACGTCCGTCATGACGGCGCTCGCCCGGCAGGCGCTCGACGAGGGCGCGTCGGCGGCCTGGCTCCAGGTGGAGACGGACAACGACGGCGCCCGGGCGCTGTACGACGGGATGGGCTTCGCGCCCCACCACCACTACCACCACTACCGATGGGCCGAGGCGTGA
- the fdxA gene encoding ferredoxin, which produces MTYVIAQPCVDVKDKACIEECPVDCIYEGKRSLYIHPDECVDCGACEPVCPVEAIFYEDDTPEEWKDYYKANVEFFDELGSPGGASKLGEIERDHPFIAALPPQNG; this is translated from the coding sequence GTGACCTACGTCATCGCGCAGCCTTGTGTCGACGTCAAGGACAAGGCGTGCATCGAGGAGTGCCCCGTCGACTGCATCTACGAGGGCAAGCGGTCCTTGTACATCCACCCGGACGAATGCGTCGACTGCGGGGCCTGTGAGCCGGTCTGCCCGGTCGAGGCGATCTTCTACGAGGACGACACCCCGGAGGAGTGGAAGGACTACTACAAGGCGAACGTCGAGTTCTTCGACGAGCTCGGTTCGCCCGGTGGTGCCTCCAAGCTCGGCGAGATCGAGCGCGACCACCCCTTCATCGCCGCCCTGCCGCCGCAGAACGGCTGA
- the dapC gene encoding succinyldiaminopimelate transaminase: MSAVSSRLPVFPWDKLEPYKKTAVAHPDGIVDLSVGTPVDPVPALIQEALVAAADSPGYPTVWGTKELRDALTGWCERRLGAVDFAHENVLPVVGSKELVAWLPTQLGLGAGDAVAYPRLAYPTYEVGARLCGATPVVYDDPVADLDPAAVKLLWLNSPSNPTGKVLAKDELTRIVAWAREHGILVFSDECYLELGWEADPVSVLHPDVSGGSYEGIVAVHSLSKRSNLAGYRAAFIAGDAAVLGELLQIRKHGGMMTAAPVQAATVAALGDDAHVAEQRERYATRRAALRAALEAHGFRIEHSEASLYLWATRDEPCWETVAYLAEKGILVAPGDFYGEAGERFVRVAFTATDERVEAAVKRLG; this comes from the coding sequence GTGAGCGCAGTCTCTTCGCGCCTGCCCGTCTTCCCCTGGGACAAGCTGGAGCCGTACAAGAAGACGGCCGTGGCGCACCCGGACGGAATCGTGGACCTCTCCGTCGGCACGCCCGTCGACCCGGTCCCCGCGCTGATCCAGGAGGCCCTGGTCGCGGCGGCGGACTCGCCGGGCTATCCCACGGTGTGGGGGACGAAGGAGCTGCGGGACGCGCTCACCGGCTGGTGCGAGCGGCGTCTGGGCGCGGTGGACTTCGCCCACGAGAACGTGCTGCCGGTGGTCGGCTCCAAGGAGCTGGTGGCCTGGCTGCCGACGCAGCTCGGGCTCGGCGCCGGTGACGCGGTCGCCTACCCGCGCCTCGCCTACCCGACGTACGAGGTCGGCGCGCGGCTCTGCGGCGCGACCCCGGTCGTCTACGACGACCCGGTGGCGGACCTGGACCCGGCCGCCGTCAAGCTGCTCTGGCTCAACTCCCCGTCCAACCCGACCGGCAAGGTCCTCGCCAAGGACGAGCTGACCCGGATCGTGGCCTGGGCGCGCGAGCACGGCATCCTCGTCTTCTCCGACGAGTGCTACCTGGAGCTGGGCTGGGAGGCCGACCCGGTCTCGGTCCTGCACCCGGACGTCTCCGGCGGCTCGTACGAGGGCATCGTCGCCGTCCACTCCCTCTCCAAGCGCTCCAACCTGGCCGGCTACCGGGCCGCGTTCATCGCGGGCGACGCGGCCGTCCTGGGCGAGCTGCTCCAGATCCGTAAGCACGGCGGCATGATGACGGCGGCCCCGGTGCAGGCGGCGACGGTCGCGGCGCTCGGCGACGACGCGCACGTGGCCGAGCAGCGCGAGCGGTACGCGACCCGCCGGGCGGCGCTGCGGGCGGCCCTGGAGGCGCACGGCTTCCGGATCGAGCACAGCGAGGCGAGCCTGTACCTGTGGGCGACCCGGGACGAGCCGTGCTGGGAGACCGTGGCGTACCTGGCGGAGAAGGGCATCCTGGTGGCGCCCGGCGACTTCTACGGCGAGGCCGGGGAGCGGTTCGTGCGGGTGGCGTTCACGGCGACGGACGAGCGGGTCGAGGCCGCGGTCAAGCGCCTGGGCTGA
- the dapE gene encoding succinyl-diaminopimelate desuccinylase produces the protein MADITPLDGPIDLSLDGAALTAALVDFRSVSGTEQPLADAIEAALRALPHLTVDRLGNNIVARTNLGRDERVVLAGHIDTVPIADNVPSRLDEDGILWGCGTSDMKSGVAVQLRIAATVPEPNRDLTFVFYDNEEVAAHLNGLGKIADARPEWLAGDFAVLLEPSDGQVEGGCQGTLRVILHTAGERAHSARAWMGSNAIHTAAPILDRLAAYEPRKPVIDGLQYHEGLNAVRIEGGVATNVIPDACAVTVNYRYAPDRSPAEALAYVREFFEGIDIAEFVVDDESPGALPGLSHPAAEAFMKAVGGSAQPKFGWTDVARFSALGVPAVNYGPGDPLYAHKRDEHVHVDRIHHCEARLRDWLTARLP, from the coding sequence ATGGCAGACATCACCCCGCTCGACGGCCCCATCGACCTCTCCCTGGACGGGGCCGCGCTCACCGCCGCCCTCGTCGACTTCCGGTCCGTCAGCGGGACCGAGCAGCCGCTCGCCGACGCCATCGAGGCGGCCCTGCGCGCCCTGCCGCACCTCACCGTCGACCGCCTCGGCAACAACATCGTCGCCCGCACGAACCTCGGCCGCGACGAGCGCGTCGTCCTCGCCGGCCACATCGACACCGTGCCGATCGCCGACAACGTGCCCTCGCGGCTCGACGAGGACGGCATCCTGTGGGGCTGCGGCACCTCCGACATGAAGTCCGGCGTCGCCGTCCAGCTGCGGATCGCCGCCACCGTCCCCGAGCCCAACCGCGACCTCACCTTCGTCTTCTACGACAACGAGGAGGTCGCCGCCCACCTCAACGGCCTCGGCAAGATCGCCGACGCCCGCCCGGAGTGGCTCGCGGGCGACTTCGCCGTCCTCCTCGAACCCTCCGACGGCCAGGTCGAGGGCGGCTGCCAGGGCACCCTGCGCGTCATCCTGCACACCGCCGGTGAGCGCGCCCACTCCGCGCGCGCGTGGATGGGCTCCAACGCCATCCACACCGCCGCCCCGATCCTCGACCGCCTCGCCGCCTACGAGCCGCGCAAGCCGGTCATCGACGGCCTCCAGTACCACGAGGGCCTCAACGCCGTACGGATCGAGGGCGGGGTCGCCACCAACGTCATCCCCGACGCCTGCGCCGTCACCGTCAACTACCGCTACGCCCCCGACCGCTCCCCGGCCGAGGCCCTGGCGTACGTCCGCGAGTTCTTCGAGGGCATCGACATCGCCGAGTTCGTCGTCGACGACGAGAGCCCCGGCGCCCTGCCCGGCCTGTCCCACCCCGCGGCCGAGGCCTTCATGAAGGCCGTCGGCGGCAGCGCCCAGCCCAAGTTCGGCTGGACCGACGTCGCCCGCTTCAGCGCCCTCGGCGTGCCCGCGGTGAACTACGGCCCCGGTGACCCTCTGTACGCGCACAAGCGCGACGAGCACGTCCACGTCGACCGGATCCACCACTGCGAGGCGCGGCTCCGCGACTGGCTGACCGCCCGTCTCCCGTAA
- a CDS encoding TIGR00730 family Rossman fold protein — MGIPEGETKPEEQRLGPVLRRRDQVQPGTTDQRLLDTEGDSEWVHTDPWRVMRIQSEFVEGFGALAELPSAISVFGSARTKPDSPEYEAGVRIGRALVEAGFAVITGGGPGAMEAANKGAREAKGVSVGLGIELPFEQGLNPHVDIGVNFRYFFVRKTMFVKYAQGFVVLPGGLGTLDELFEALTLVQTRKVTRFPIVLFGTEYWKGLVDWLRDSVVAGGKASERDLLLFHVTDDVEEAVALVTKEVGR, encoded by the coding sequence ATGGGTATCCCCGAAGGGGAGACGAAGCCGGAGGAGCAGCGGCTGGGACCGGTGCTCAGGCGCAGGGACCAGGTCCAGCCGGGAACCACGGACCAGCGGCTGCTCGACACCGAGGGCGACTCGGAGTGGGTGCACACCGACCCCTGGCGGGTCATGCGCATCCAGTCCGAGTTCGTCGAGGGCTTCGGCGCCCTCGCCGAACTGCCGAGCGCGATCAGCGTCTTCGGCTCGGCCCGCACGAAGCCGGACTCGCCGGAGTACGAGGCGGGCGTACGGATCGGCCGGGCGCTCGTCGAGGCCGGGTTCGCGGTCATCACGGGCGGCGGCCCGGGCGCCATGGAGGCGGCCAACAAGGGGGCCAGGGAGGCCAAGGGCGTCTCGGTGGGCCTCGGCATCGAGCTCCCCTTCGAGCAGGGGCTCAACCCGCACGTCGACATCGGCGTGAACTTCCGCTACTTCTTCGTCCGCAAGACGATGTTCGTGAAGTACGCGCAGGGCTTCGTGGTCCTCCCCGGCGGCCTCGGCACCCTCGACGAGCTCTTCGAGGCGCTGACCCTGGTCCAGACCCGCAAGGTCACCCGCTTCCCGATCGTGCTCTTCGGCACGGAGTACTGGAAGGGCCTCGTCGACTGGCTCCGCGACTCGGTCGTCGCCGGCGGCAAGGCGAGCGAACGCGACCTCCTCCTCTTCCACGTCACGGACGACGTGGAGGAGGCGGTCGCGCTGGTGACGAAGGAGGTCGGGCGCTAA
- the folP gene encoding dihydropteroate synthase, with protein MLRLGRREFGPHEPVIMAIVNRTPDSFYDQGATFRDEPALARVEQAVAEGAAIIDIGGVKAGPGEEVTAEEEARRTVGFVAEVRRRHPDVVISVDTWRADVGEAVCEAGADVLNDAWGGVDPRLAEVAAKYGAGLVCTHAGGAEPRTRPHRVEYEDVMADILRVTVGLAERAVSLGVRRDGIMIDPGHDFGKNTRHSLEATRRLGEMAATGWPVLVSLSNKDFVGETLDRPVKERVLGTLATTAVSAWLGAQVYRVHEVAETRQVLDMVASIAGHRPPAVARRGLA; from the coding sequence ATGCTGCGCTTGGGACGGCGTGAATTCGGGCCGCACGAACCGGTGATCATGGCGATCGTGAACCGGACCCCGGACTCCTTCTACGACCAGGGCGCGACCTTCCGGGACGAACCCGCGCTCGCCCGGGTCGAGCAGGCCGTGGCGGAGGGGGCGGCGATCATCGACATCGGCGGGGTGAAGGCGGGCCCCGGCGAGGAGGTGACGGCCGAGGAGGAGGCGCGGCGCACGGTCGGTTTCGTCGCCGAGGTCCGCAGGCGTCACCCCGACGTGGTGATCAGCGTCGACACCTGGCGGGCGGACGTCGGCGAGGCGGTCTGCGAGGCCGGGGCGGACGTGCTGAACGACGCGTGGGGCGGGGTCGACCCGCGGCTCGCGGAGGTCGCCGCGAAGTACGGCGCGGGGCTCGTCTGTACGCACGCGGGCGGCGCGGAGCCGCGGACGCGGCCGCACCGGGTGGAGTACGAGGACGTGATGGCCGACATCCTGCGGGTCACCGTGGGGCTCGCGGAGCGGGCGGTCTCGCTCGGTGTGCGGCGGGACGGGATCATGATCGACCCCGGGCACGACTTCGGGAAGAACACGCGGCACAGCCTGGAGGCGACGCGGCGGCTCGGGGAGATGGCGGCGACGGGGTGGCCGGTGTTGGTGTCCCTGTCCAACAAGGACTTCGTGGGCGAGACGCTGGACCGGCCGGTCAAGGAGCGGGTGCTCGGGACCTTGGCCACGACGGCGGTCTCGGCTTGGCTGGGCGCGCAGGTGTACCGGGTGCACGAGGTCGCCGAGACGCGGCAGGTGTTGGACATGGTGGCGTCCATTGCCGGTCACCGGCCTCCGGCGGTCGCCCGGCGCGGGCTGGCGTAG
- a CDS encoding DNA-3-methyladenine glycosylase I, whose product MTGEAIPGPDGRLRCPWGLSTEDYVAYHDEEWGRPVHGDDALFERLCLEAFQSGLSWITILRRREGFRKAFSGFRIADVAGFTDADRERLLADEGIIRNRAKVDATLANAKLLADWSPGELDALIWSHAPDPATRPAPRTLAEVPAVTDESTALSKALKKRGLRFIGPTTAYALMQACGLVDDHLAECVARGVR is encoded by the coding sequence GTGACGGGCGAGGCGATCCCCGGGCCCGACGGGCGGCTGCGCTGCCCCTGGGGCCTGTCGACCGAGGACTACGTCGCGTACCACGACGAGGAGTGGGGCCGCCCGGTCCACGGCGACGACGCCCTCTTCGAGCGGCTCTGCCTGGAGGCCTTCCAGTCGGGCCTGTCGTGGATCACGATCCTGCGCCGCCGCGAGGGCTTCCGGAAGGCGTTCTCCGGCTTCCGGATCGCCGACGTGGCCGGCTTCACCGACGCCGACCGCGAGCGGCTCCTCGCCGACGAGGGCATCATCCGCAACCGCGCCAAGGTCGACGCGACCCTGGCCAACGCGAAGCTGCTCGCCGACTGGTCCCCGGGCGAACTCGACGCCCTGATCTGGTCCCACGCCCCCGACCCGGCTACCCGCCCCGCTCCCCGTACGCTCGCCGAGGTCCCGGCGGTCACCGACGAGTCGACGGCCCTCTCCAAGGCCCTCAAGAAGCGCGGCCTCCGCTTCATCGGCCCCACCACGGCCTACGCCCTGATGCAGGCGTGCGGCCTGGTCGACGACCATCTGGCGGAGTGCGTGGCCCGGGGCGTCCGGTAG
- a CDS encoding enoyl-CoA hydratase/isomerase family protein has product MADTVLYEVSDGLATITLNRPEAMNAMNVAAKVALRDAAETAAADPAVRAVLLTAAGDRAFCVGQDLKEHVGLLMADQESGTSETMNTVRDHYNPIVRALTGMRKPVVAAVNGVAAGAGFGFALAADYRVVADTASFNTSFAGVALTADSGVSWTLPRLVGASRASDLLLFPRSISAQEAYELGIVNRLVPAADLAAEAEKVARKLAEGPTVAYAALKESLAYGADHSLTEALGKEEELQNLAGASEDHTIAVRAFIAKEKPKYLGR; this is encoded by the coding sequence ATGGCCGACACGGTGCTGTACGAGGTGAGCGACGGGCTCGCCACCATCACGCTCAACCGGCCCGAGGCCATGAACGCGATGAACGTGGCGGCGAAAGTCGCCCTCCGGGACGCCGCGGAGACCGCCGCGGCCGATCCCGCCGTACGGGCGGTGCTGCTCACGGCGGCCGGCGACCGGGCGTTCTGCGTGGGCCAGGACCTGAAGGAGCACGTGGGGCTGCTCATGGCGGACCAGGAGTCCGGCACGAGCGAGACCATGAACACGGTCCGTGACCACTACAACCCGATCGTGCGGGCGCTCACCGGCATGCGGAAGCCGGTCGTCGCGGCGGTGAACGGCGTCGCCGCCGGGGCCGGCTTCGGCTTCGCGCTCGCGGCGGACTACCGGGTGGTCGCGGACACGGCCTCCTTCAACACCTCCTTCGCGGGCGTGGCGCTCACCGCCGACTCGGGCGTGTCGTGGACGCTGCCGCGCCTTGTCGGCGCGAGCCGGGCCTCCGACCTGCTGCTCTTCCCGCGCTCGATCTCCGCGCAGGAGGCGTACGAGCTCGGCATCGTGAACCGCCTGGTCCCGGCCGCCGACCTGGCCGCCGAGGCGGAGAAGGTGGCCCGGAAGCTCGCGGAGGGCCCGACCGTGGCGTACGCGGCCCTGAAGGAGTCCCTCGCCTACGGCGCCGACCACTCCCTCACCGAGGCCCTCGGCAAGGAGGAGGAACTCCAGAACCTGGCGGGCGCATCGGAGGACCACACGATCGCGGTCCGCGCCTTCATCGCCAAGGAGAAGCCGAAGTACCTGGGCAGGTGA
- a CDS encoding DUF3117 domain-containing protein, which produces MAAMKPRTGDGPLEVTKEGRGIVMRVPLEGGGRLVVELTPQEAEELGEALKKVVG; this is translated from the coding sequence ATGGCGGCCATGAAGCCGCGGACGGGTGACGGCCCGCTCGAGGTGACCAAGGAGGGGCGGGGCATCGTCATGCGCGTTCCGCTCGAAGGCGGCGGTCGGCTTGTCGTCGAGCTGACCCCGCAGGAGGCCGAGGAGCTGGGCGAGGCCCTCAAGAAGGTCGTCGGCTGA
- a CDS encoding O-methyltransferase, which yields MRQLRGQERAITANRQTSWSFADAFVAEDEALRWARERAREAGLPSVSPGTGGALRLLAATADAKAVAEIGTGTGVSGIYLLLGMRPDGVLTTVDLQPERQQLAKTAFRAAGFAGNRARFIPGRALDVLPRLADGGYDLVFCDGDRLEYLDYLAESLRLLRPGGLVCFEGVFAEGRTVDSGAQPAEVQRVRELLRTVRESQELVPSLLPVGDGLLCAVRRG from the coding sequence GAGCTGGTCGTTCGCCGACGCCTTCGTCGCCGAGGACGAAGCCCTGCGCTGGGCCCGGGAGCGGGCCCGGGAGGCAGGGCTGCCCTCGGTGTCCCCGGGCACCGGTGGGGCGCTGCGCCTGCTCGCCGCGACGGCGGACGCCAAGGCGGTGGCGGAGATCGGCACCGGCACGGGCGTGTCGGGCATCTATCTGCTGCTCGGGATGCGGCCGGACGGCGTCCTGACGACGGTGGACCTCCAGCCGGAGCGGCAGCAGCTCGCGAAGACGGCGTTCCGGGCGGCGGGCTTCGCGGGCAACCGGGCCCGTTTCATCCCGGGCCGTGCCCTGGACGTGCTGCCCCGGCTCGCGGACGGCGGGTACGACCTCGTGTTCTGCGACGGCGACCGGCTCGAGTACCTGGACTACCTCGCTGAATCGTTGCGCCTGCTGCGACCGGGGGGTCTCGTCTGCTTCGAGGGGGTCTTCGCCGAGGGCCGCACGGTCGATTCGGGGGCCCAGCCGGCGGAGGTCCAGCGGGTCCGCGAGCTGCTGCGCACGGTGCGGGAGAGCCAGGAGCTCGTCCCCTCGCTGCTGCCGGTGGGCGACGGGCTGCTCTGCGCCGTACGCCGCGGCTGA